The following DNA comes from Lewinellaceae bacterium.
CTCCCGCTGCAGTTCTTTAATTTGAGCGGCACCATAGAGTGAGTCCGTCACTTCCGAAGTAAGCTTCAGGTACCGGTAAGCCTGATTTAAATCCCTGTTTAGATAATATTTTTCCAAAAGTTTTCCGGCATTGATTATACCTACTTTGTAGTTACTTTTCTGGGCAGCATGAAGGCCTATATCGGCATAAAAGAGCAATGAATCTGGCCGGTCAGTTTTTTCATAAAATCGCGCCAGAAATACGCTGGCATCCGCTAACCCGATGTAATCATCAAATTGATTAAAATTAGCGTAACTCTGTTTTAGCAACCCGAGTGCGGAAGCGTTTTCTCCCTTTTTGCCTAATAGTTCCGAATAAAACATTGAGATGGTAGGCACCAGGTTAAATTTATCAATGAATTCAGGTGACTGGACTCCCTCATACGCCAGACTTAAAAAATAACTGGCTGAATCCAATTGGTTGAGATCGGAAAAATTGCTTCCCAGCCAGAGGTAGAGGTACCATTTCCAATACAGGTCATCCGTCGCAGGGCTAAGCGAGTCTTCAATAACTTTAGCCCGGCGAAGGTATTCCTGGGATTTAGTCAAATCGTTAAGAAAGAAATACCCGGCACCAATATTCATAAGACAGATTTCCTGCTCTTGCCTTAAATCGAATGCTTCGGCTTTTCTCAGCGCATCAAATAAGATCTGTAGCGCTTTGGATGCATCTCCTTTAAAATTAAGTGAGATAGACTGTGAAACCAGAAGCCGTATTTCACCTCTAGGAAAATTTAATTTATGAGCCAATTTCAGTCCTAAATCGCTGTACCATCGAAGGGAATCTTCGTTGTACCACTGATAGGCCATACATAAGTCTACGTACAGAAATACCTTGTTGGTGTCTTCTTCAGCTGTTTTTAGTCCGGTTTTTGCCCTCTCTATATGCTTTACTCCTTCCAGATTCTGCCCGAAAGAAAGGTGCAGCAAAAAAAGAAATCCAATCGTCAAATGTATATTGCTCCTCATCGTGTCTTTCAAGCCGGTAATAAAATTTTAAATTGGGTTCCCTCCACTGGCAAGCTGGAAAAACTAATCTCCCCTCCATGCGCCTTCACAATATCATAGCTCAGACTCAACCCCAGCCCCGTACCCTGACCGGTTGGCTTGGTGGTGAAGAATGGTTGAAAAATTTTGTCCCTGATGTTGTCCGGGATGCCAGAGCCATTATCAATCACCCGGATCTCAATCCCATCTTCAAGTCGCTTGGTTGACACCAGGACTTGCGGATCTTTAACATCACTGACAGCCTGAAATGCATTATTAATCAGGTTGAGCAGGACCCGGCCAATATCCTGGCTGATCACCTTTATTTTCGGGAGGCCGGGATCTAATTCCGTTCTGAAATCGGCATTAAATGATTTATCCTTGGCTCTAAGCCCATGATAAGCCAGGCGCAAATATTCATCACACAGTGCATTAATATCCGTAAGCTCTTTTTCTCCGGTACTGGCCCGGGAATGTTGCAGCATGCTTTTGACAATGGCATCGGCGCGCTTGCCGTGTTGATTTACTTTACCTTCATTATCCGTCAAATCCTTCAGAATAATTTGTATTTCTTCCGAATCATTTTTTGATACGGCTTCTTTCAACTCTTCAATTAATTCCTTATTGACCTCTGAAAAATTATTCACAAAATTCAGCGGATTCTGGATCTCATGGGCAATGCCAGCAGTGAGCTCACCCAAGGAGGCCATTTTTTCGGACTGAATAAGTTGCGATTGGGTCGATTTCAGGCTTTCATGCGCAACTTCCAGCTTATGGTAGGCTTGTTCGATTTCTCTGGCCTGCGCCAGTTCCCGTTCCTGAGCTTTTTCCCGTTCTACGCGGAGGGTTCTTTTTCTCTGGAAAAGGTGAACCTGCCAAATCCCCAATAGGAAAAAAAAGACATAGACCAGGTATGCCAGCCGGCTGCGGTACCATGGAGGAAGGACCGCGAATGAGTACATGACCGGATCGGTCCACGAATTCGCATCATCAACCCCAGGACCTGTATACCGCGCTTTTACTTGAAAGGTGTACGTTCCTTCCCTGATGTTCCCATAGGTCGCACTACTCTTTTTAAGGACCGGACTCCAATCCTGATCGTATCCATCCAGTTTATACTGGTATTCCACCAGTTGAGGCCGGTTCAGTTCGTTGGTTCCATATTCAATGGTGATGCGGTTGTATTTAAAAGGCAGAACAAGGTGTTCCGGTACATGAAAAAATGGGTGGATGCCATTGAATTTAACCGCTTCAAACTTTTGGCGTAAATGTTGCCGGTCGGATTCATCCAGGGATTTGCCATAGATGATGAATTCATCCGGAATTTCGGAGGAAGACACCGAATCCGATTGTACTATGCTGTGATCATGCTTATTCTCCAGGGTCTGCCAGGAAATGGCTTCTTCATTGATTTTTATTTGCTGAATGCTTACCGATGGCTTTTTATCGTTCCGGTGAAGAGCATTGTAATCGAACCGGACCAGTGGCGTTTTTGTACTGTTGGTGGCCATCCAGAGAATCCCATCCTGGTCAACAAACATGCTGTTATTGCTCGTGGTCTCTAAATTGCGGACCGGATAACCCGATTGAACATTGAATATTTCCAAATCCTGGAGTTCCATCAAATTTTGACCGGTATCCTGCGGGATCGTAAACAGGACCAAACCCCGATTGCAGCCAAGTGCAATCTTACCCTGACCAAGTTCAACCATGTTGGTGATGTTATTATCAGGCAGGCCATCGTCGGTCGTAAAGGTTTGTAATATATTTGTTAACGGTTCGAACTGAATGGATGACCGGTTCATTTCGGTATTGATCTTTTCAAGATTTCCGGCACGGATAAAATTCAGTCCCTTTTCTGTTGCGACCCAGAGGTTTTGCTGACTGTCTATTATTATTTTATTGACCAGGCTACTTGCCAGCCCCTGCTTAACCGCATAGAACAGGAATACACCTCCATTGGCAGGAGAGTAACAAATTATCCCCCCACCCCCGGTACCAAACCACATATTACCCTGGTCATCTTCGACCATGGCCTTAACCATGCTGTATCCACCCATCCTGTAACCGTAATTCGTGAAGGTTTTCCCATCGTAACGTATGACACCATGTTGCCAGGTACTAAACCATACCTGACCGAGGTGGTCGGTGACACAATAGGGGATCAAAGCATTGGGCAATCCTTGATCTGTGGTGTAAGTCGTAAAGCTTTCGCCCAGGCCATGGGTGACCGGATCATAACACGTAATCCAATTTTGTCTCCACCAACCACCGAACCAGATCTTCCCGGAGGATTCCCGGTTGATTAAAGAAACGATCGACCCCGGAATTCCTTGTTCCGGTGTGTATTCCCTCACCGAAGCACCGTCGAATCGCACAATCGTTGACGATCCGAACCAATAGTCTCCCTTTGCATCCTGGTTAATACTAGCAACCCTATCCATCGGCAATAATCCCTGCGCTTTCGAATAGGTTATGAAACTGCCACTCCTTGCCGAAACCGGTGGATCAAAACAGAAGACTCCTGAATTACCGGTTCCTATCCATAATTTACCCTGATCATCGATGGTCAGTAACCGGCCAAATTCAGGAAAATCAAATTGGGCGTTTTTTTCAATGGCTCCATTGACCAGAGAACATTGAACGGCCCCGATATTGGTTCCAAACCACAGGTTTCCCTTGTCATCTTCCTGTATCGTTTGTACATTCTGATCTCCTGCGGGATATTGGGAAGTATAATGGGCCATCTTTTCATGATCTGATAGTAGATAACAATTGATCCCATGTTCGGTAGCTATCCAGATATTTCCCTGTTTGTCTTCATAAAGTTCGTTGATGTGATTATCCACCAGCCCATTGGCTACAGTGAGGCCCTTTATTTTCCGGTTCGTCAAGGATCAACACCACCACCCCCTCGGTTGTGCCAATCCAGAGTTGTCCGGTTTTGTCTTCCTGCAGGCATGTTATGGTGGAATTTTGCAATCCATAGACCTGCTTATCAAGTAGCCTGACCTGATTTTGCTCAGGGTCAAGCATGGCCATACTAGCCCGGGTCAGGACCCACAATTTTCCGGATCTTCCTTCTTTTATATCCACTACAGAATTGGATAATCCCTTGTCAATATCAATCGTGGTAAATTCCAACCCATCGTAACGGCATACGCCTCTGCCATCTGTACCGATCCAGATCCGGCCGGCACGATCTTCCAGGATGGAAGAGATCAGGTTTGCAGGCAATCCGTTTGCTACAGAAAAATTGGTAAAATGCCTTCCATCAAAGCGGCTGACGCCCTGGCCCCAGGTTCCTATCCACAAATGGCCCCTTTGATCGGTTGTCGCACACCTGATTTGGTTCATAGCAAGACCATCATCAGTGGTATAGTTAAAATAAAAAGGTTGTCCACCTTTTCCACTATCAAATGATTTCTCTTCTTTTAATTGGTCAATTTCTTCCTTCCGGTTTGCGAAGGCCGGAAGCAATTTTTTGACCGGTGGCTTCAGCTCAATGATGTGACCATCGGGGGTGGTATATGATTTGGCAGGATCACCTTGACGTGGAATCAGTATTTGCTGGGGCTTCGGCTTTTTCGAAAGATCGGTGATTACCGGTTTTAGGGAATCGGGCAGTTCGGCAATGCGGGTAATGAGCGGAGGAGCAAAAGAACTCACTGGATTTTGGCTAATGGGAGGGGTCCTGTTTCCGGTATCGCAGGATACGAGTGCCAGAAGAACATATAAATAGATTAGAGAATATCTTTTCATCTTGATCATGTTATTGGACGTTCAAACGGATCGTGAATTCAGTACCTTTTCCTTCTTCCGATTCCATCAGCATTTCCCCTCCATGCGCCTTTATAATATCATAGGCTAAACTCAATCCCAATCCGGTGCCTTGCCCGGTTGGTTTGGTGGTGAAGAAAGGCTGGAAGATCTTGTCTTTAATGGAGTCGGGGATGCCGGGGCCGTTGTCGGTGATTCGGATCTCAATTTGCTCATCCCTTCTTTTTGTGGAAATACTTATCACGGGATTATTGACACCTTGCATCGCCTGAAATGCATTATTGATAATATTCAATAATACCCGGCCGATATCCTGGGAAACAACTTCCACCCCGGGCAATTGGGGATCAAAATCGGTCTTAAGCGCTGCATTAAATGATTTGTCCCTGGCGCGCATCCCATGATAAGCCAGCCGTAAATATTCGTCACACAATGCATTGATGTCCGTCAGTTCCTTCTCTCCGCTGCTGGAGCGCGAATGTTGCAACATGGATTTGACAATGGCATCGGCACGCTTGCCATGATGGATTATTTTTTGCTCGTTCCCTGCAATTTCATTGGCAATTGATTTGGCGTTGTCCACATTTCCTTTCCCAAGCTCCTCGATTTGTTCTTCAATCAATTCTGCATTGACCTCCGAAAAATTATTGACAAAATTCAGCGGATTCTGGATCTCGTGCGCAATGCCGGCCGTGAGTTCTCCCAGAGAAGCCATTTTCTCGGAATGAATGAGTTGGGATTGGGTAGATTTCAGGTTCTGGTGAGCCGATTCGAGTTCGGTGTACGCCTGCTGGATTTCCCGGGCGTGCTCGAGTTCCTTCTCTTTTGCGATCTGCTCTTGATTACGGAGCAGACGCTTTTTCTGGGTTTGAACTAATGCGGCCAAACTTAAAATCAATGCCAGTCCATACAGGCTATAAGCCCACCAAGTATGCCACCAGGGACGAATGATAGTAAATGAATAAACATCACCCTCCTCATTCCACACGCCGTCATTGTTTGCCGCAATCACCTGGAACGTGTATTTCCCAAAAGGCAGGTTGGTATAGATGGCTCGCCGATCGCCGGAAGCTTCAATCCAATCTTCATCGTATCCGATCAACCGGAAACGGAATTTCACTTTTTCCGGTGCCTTAAAGCTGAGTCCGCTATAGCAAATAAGAACCGGTGATTTCCCGGTTCCAAAACCGCTGATTTGGCTAAATCAATGATCTGGTCGTCCCAGAGAAACTGATGAATCACTACCGGAGGTGGCTGTTGGTTGGTGATCATGCGGTCCGGATCTATTTCCACCAGCCCGTCCAGGGTAGGTACCAGAATCGTTCCATCCGGCATGATGGCGCTGTGCCTGGCTCCGGTGCACGAACGGGTTCGCATTCCGTCGCCCTCATCAAAAATGCGCCAATTGATTCGTACGTCCTTACCATCCAGCAAATCATCCAGCTCCTTTTTCGAGGCCCGGATGATCCCGAAATTGCTGGGCAACCATACGTATCCATTCTTATCCGGGAGAAAATCAAACACGGAAGTAGCCGGCAATCCACTTTCCGGACCCAGGCGTCTGACTACACCATCCCTGAGCCGGAACAGACCGGATTGGGTAGAAATCCATAAAGTTCCGCCTTTTTCCTCATACGAGGAGAAAGTACCCGTGGAGGACAATCCTTTGTCATCCTGCAGCTTAACCAATTGCCCTGTGGAATCGATCAGCTTCAAACCCTGGTTAAAGGAGGTGACCACCCAGCCTCCATCATCCAGGCGGCGCACAGAGCTCACCGTACTTGATGCGAAGCTAATGGAATCAATTGCAAAAAATCCAAATCACCCCGGGCATTCAGATATCCAATGCCGTGATTATAAACACCAAACCAAAGTTGACCATGGTTGTCTTCAAATCCGTAGCGGACCGGCATATTGCGGGCATACCACTCCTCATGATCTTTGGTAATTCTGAATATCCCGGTTCTGCCGCAGGCCCAGATCGCGCCATTTGAATCCTCAAACAGTTGGTAATAATTGGAACCTATATCATTCCAGGCGGCTTCTTTAAATTTAAAGGGTCTAAGGATCTTGCCGTTATCATTCCATACCAGCCCGCCATTTAGGGTACTGATCATATATTTTTGACTATCAACCGGTACTACCCCCTCCACTTGGGGTGTTGGCAGACCTTGTGCCCTGGAAAACGTTTTAAATAAATTTGGGCTTAACCGGGCCACCCCGTTATTGGAAGAAAACCAGATATTACCTTCGCGATCCTCCAGCAAGCTGGTTACAGGTAATGAAGCGCAGTGGATGTCCTTCGGGAGGAAAGACAAAGTGATCGCTTCCGGGAGGCAGGTAGGCAATGTTGGAAAACAAAACCACCCAAATCCCGCCCAGATGATCTTCCAGTATCCATTTTTGACCATAAAAAGCACTTACCGGAAGCGATTTAACCGACTCCATGCCGGGATAGGCCTCGATGGATTGTCCATTCCAGGTGAATACGCCCCGGTTTGAAGTAAACCAGATCCGGTCCCTGCTGTCTACTATCATATCAAAAAAGTACAAATCCTTGTATTCCCTGTTAATTCTTAGGGCCTCCAGTTGACCGTTTTTTGCCCGATATGCCTGTCCTCTCCATAGCCACCACTCGTAACCTTGTTGATCGGTAGTACCAAAATTTTGCAAGGAACCATTGATCTTTAACGCTCCGATGGTTGAGTCAGCGATCGCCGCGGGAATATCTATTCGCTTATGGGTTTTCGGGTTATACCGGATTAAGCTTATTTGATCACCTATGTTTGAGAACAGCAATTCCTGCGAATCCGTGATCCAATCCAGGTTGTATCCCGGATTGCAATCACCGAGTACATGTTCGACCTTTCCGTTCTTATACCTCCATAACCCATCGAAAGGGCTTGTTACCCAGAGGGTGCTATCCGGACCTTCGAGAATACCCGAGATGTTATCGCTGGTTAAGAAAGGGACATTTCTGGAATCAAAGATCTTGAACGACATCCCGTCAAATCGAATGAGGCCATTGTAGGTGCGCAACCAGATAAATCCTTCTTTGGATTGGTAGAGTGATAGAACAAGGTCAACAGGCATTCCATTATCGGTGTCCCATTGATGCAAATAATATTGGTCAAATACGGAGGGTTGAGCAGCAAGCATGCTGATGAAGCCAAAATAAATGCTTAGCAAGACATTCATTCTGAAAGCTTTCAGGATTTTAAATTCAACGTTTGCCACGTATTTTCTTTGTTTTAAAAATTCACCTGCGGAATAATCAAAGTTTAATAATAAATGTACTCCCCTGACCTTCCCTGGACTCATAACCGGATCACCCTTCAGAGGAAGACCGTGATCACCAATGGAGGTTCCATCTGGCCTTGTCATCCAGGCATGCTGAACATGGTTTTCTTCATCTACTTCAATATAACCGCAGCTTGTAAAATCACTGAAATCGACTAAAGTCTTCAATTCCGCATAAAGCAATTCAGACACTTCGTGTAGCTCATTACTTCGGTGCATCGCCATGGTTCTCGAACGCACGCGTTCCAGGGCAGTCTCGATATCCAGCGCCCGTTGCATCGATTGAATCTCCCGGATGGCGGAGGTCAGATCCCGGGGATTGCGGTTTTGGCTGGTCATTTTCAGGTGCAGTTCCCTGATCCATTGGCTGGCATTAATTGGGGTTATCAACGTTTCCGGTAAAATGCACACGGACAAGCTGTAACTGTTACCGTGTGTAGGTATTAAGATAAAATGAATTATGGGAACACGAAAACTAATTACCATATATCATGGATGATGGAGCCTGTAGCTCAACCATCATTGACCGGCAAATTGTCAATATCTTAGGTTTATACGGATTTAATGATTGCACGGATTTTGTATTGCAAACAAGTCCTTTCAGTGCCATACTTTATTTACAGGATTGTCTTTTCTCTTTCTGCGAATCAGACAACCGGCAATTGAATGACAAATTCAGTGCCTTCCCCCTCCTTGCTATTGACATGGATAGTCCCGCCATGCGCCTTCACAATATCATGAAAGACTTAATCCCAGTCCGGTTCCCTGTCCGGTCGGCTTTGTCGTGAAAAACGGCTGAAAGATCTTGTCTTTGATGGAATCGGGAATACCGGGGCCGTTGTCGGTAATGCGAATCTCAATCTGTTCATTAAGCTGTTTCGTAGATACAGATATGATTGGGTTCTTCTCATTCTGAACTGCCTGAAATGCATTATTGATGATGTTTAACAAAACCCTGCCAATGTCCTGAGGAACGATCCTTAATTTGAGCAGGACTCATCCGGCTCCAGCCTATACGAAGCATTAAAACTTTTATCCTTTGCCCTAAACCCATGATAGGCCAATCGCAAATATTCGT
Coding sequences within:
- a CDS encoding GHKL domain-containing protein, whose translation is MTNRKIKGLTVANGLVDNHINELYEDKQGNIWIATEHGINCYLLSDHEKMAHYTSQYPAGDQNVQTIQEDDKGNLWFGTNIGAVQCSLVNGAIEKNAQFDFPEFGRLLTIDDQGKLWIGTGNSGVFCFDPPVSARSGSFITYSKAQGLLPMDRVASINQDAKGDYWFGSSTIVRFDGASVREYTPEQGIPGSIVSLINRESSGKIWFGGWWRQNWITCYDPVTHGLGESFTTYTTDQGLPNALIPYCVTDHLGQVWFSTWQHGVIRYDGKTFTNYGYRMGGYSMVKAMVEDDQGNMWFGTGGGGIICYSPANGGVFLFYAVKQGLASSLVNKIIIDSQQNLWVATEKGLNFIRAGNLEKINTEMNRSSIQFEPLTNILQTFTTDDGLPDNNITNMVELGQGKIALGCNRGLVLFTIPQDTGQNLMELQDLEIFNVQSGYPVRNLETTSNNSMFVDQDGILWMATNSTKTPLVRFDYNALHRNDKKPSVSIQQIKINEEAISWQTLENKHDHSIVQSDSVSSSEIPDEFIIYGKSLDESDRQHLRQKFEAVKFNGIHPFFHVPEHLVLPFKYNRITIEYGTNELNRPQLVEYQYKLDGYDQDWSPVLKKSSATYGNIREGTYTFQVKARYTGPGVDDANSWTDPVMYSFAVLPPWYRSRLAYLVYVFFFLLGIWQVHLFQRKRTLRVEREKAQERELAQAREIEQAYHKLEVAHESLKSTQSQLIQSEKMASLGELTAGIAHEIQNPLNFVNNFSEVNKELIEELKEAVSKNDSEEIQIILKDLTDNEGKVNQHGKRADAIVKSMLQHSRASTGEKELTDINALCDEYLRLAYHGLRAKDKSFNADFRTELDPGLPKIKVISQDIGRVLLNLINNAFQAVSDVKDPQVLVSTKRLEDGIEIRVIDNGSGIPDNIRDKIFQPFFTTKPTGQGTGLGLSLSYDIVKAHGGEISFSSLPVEGTQFKILLPA
- a CDS encoding GHKL domain-containing protein, with the translated sequence MYTNLPFGKYTFQVIAANNDGVWNEEGDVYSFTIIRPWWHTWWAYSLYGLALILSLAALVQTQKKRLLRNQEQIAKEKELEHAREIQQAYTELESAHQNLKSTQSQLIHSEKMASLGELTAGIAHEIQNPLNFVNNFSEVNAELIEEQIEELGKGNVDNAKSIANEIAGNEQKIIHHGKRADAIVKSMLQHSRSSSGEKELTDINALCDEYLRLAYHGMRARDKSFNAALKTDFDPQLPGVEVVSQDIGRVLLNIINNAFQAMQGVNNPVISISTKRRDEQIEIRITDNGPGIPDSIKDKIFQPFFTTKPTGQGTGLGLSLAYDIIKAHGGEMLMESEEGKGTEFTIRLNVQ